One window from the genome of Spiractinospora alimapuensis encodes:
- a CDS encoding L-lactate permease, with protein MDNLAVLSLFALLPILVVGVLLVGLRWPAKYAMPLGYLVAVLVAAFVWRVEWLAVVASTLEGLIIAAGLLYIIFGALLLLATLTRSGAIQTIRSGFTTISTDRRVQAIIIGWLFGSFIEGASGFGTPAAVVAPLMFALGFPAMAAVMVGLVIQSTPVSFGAVGTPVLVGVGDGLGSGTSEVAARASALNLDYAGYISQIGLEVVLLHAVAGTLVPLFMCCLLCGFYGRKPGLAGFADGLKVWPFALFAAFAMTIPSVLWNYFLAVEFTSLLGGATGLLIVVFAARRGFLLPKETWDFPPKERWLDRWTGKLAPGDGEDATKASDIGQVRAWMPYVFVVGLILLTRLIEPVQEWAQSITVGFGEAMTIGGESIFGTGIAASVEPFYSPGGLFLIAVLMTFGLFAMRPRAMVESFSLAGRQLAGAAVALLFAVPMVRVFINSGTEFSASDLASMPLTLAEGAATVMGAQWPLLAPWIGALGAFAAGSNTVSNLMFSLFQFSTAEQIGVSPENIVAAQAVGGAAGNMIAVHNVVAASAVVGLAGREGDLIRQTIIPMTYYLLAAGSVAYMWIYGIGLNSGTVMFALLVAALVALALRIRASGRAYATQAKAGDART; from the coding sequence ATGGACAATCTCGCGGTACTGAGTCTGTTCGCCCTGCTCCCCATCCTGGTCGTCGGCGTACTCCTGGTGGGGCTGCGATGGCCCGCCAAGTACGCCATGCCGCTTGGCTACCTCGTCGCGGTGTTGGTCGCCGCCTTCGTCTGGCGCGTGGAGTGGCTCGCCGTGGTGGCCTCCACGCTCGAAGGCCTCATCATCGCCGCCGGCCTGCTCTACATCATCTTCGGCGCCCTCCTCCTGCTGGCCACGTTGACCCGCAGTGGCGCCATCCAGACGATCCGCTCCGGGTTCACCACCATCAGCACGGACCGTCGAGTGCAGGCCATCATCATCGGCTGGTTGTTCGGCAGCTTCATCGAAGGCGCCTCCGGATTCGGTACCCCGGCCGCCGTCGTCGCCCCCCTCATGTTCGCCCTGGGGTTCCCCGCGATGGCCGCGGTCATGGTCGGCCTCGTCATCCAGAGCACACCGGTCAGCTTCGGCGCGGTCGGGACACCGGTCCTGGTCGGCGTCGGTGACGGCCTGGGGTCGGGTACCTCGGAGGTCGCGGCTCGGGCGAGCGCCCTCAACCTGGACTACGCCGGGTACATCTCCCAGATCGGGTTGGAGGTGGTCCTGCTCCACGCGGTAGCCGGCACTCTGGTCCCGCTGTTCATGTGCTGTCTCCTCTGCGGCTTCTACGGCCGCAAACCGGGGCTGGCCGGTTTCGCCGACGGCCTCAAGGTGTGGCCGTTCGCCCTGTTTGCCGCCTTCGCCATGACCATCCCGTCGGTTCTGTGGAACTACTTCCTGGCCGTCGAGTTCACCTCCCTCCTCGGCGGGGCAACCGGGCTGCTCATCGTGGTCTTCGCCGCACGCCGGGGGTTCCTCCTGCCGAAGGAGACCTGGGACTTCCCGCCGAAGGAGCGCTGGCTCGACCGGTGGACCGGGAAGCTCGCCCCGGGCGACGGTGAGGACGCCACCAAGGCCAGCGACATCGGACAGGTGCGGGCGTGGATGCCCTACGTCTTCGTCGTCGGACTGATCCTGCTCACGCGTCTGATCGAACCGGTCCAGGAGTGGGCGCAGTCGATCACGGTCGGTTTCGGCGAGGCGATGACGATCGGCGGCGAGAGCATCTTCGGCACCGGCATCGCCGCCAGCGTGGAGCCGTTCTACTCGCCTGGCGGACTGTTCCTCATCGCGGTACTGATGACCTTCGGGCTGTTCGCCATGCGTCCGCGCGCGATGGTGGAGTCCTTCTCCCTCGCCGGCCGACAGTTGGCCGGCGCCGCCGTGGCGCTGCTGTTCGCCGTCCCGATGGTGCGCGTCTTCATCAACTCCGGGACCGAGTTCAGCGCCTCCGACCTCGCGAGCATGCCGCTCACCCTCGCGGAGGGAGCGGCGACCGTGATGGGTGCCCAGTGGCCGCTCCTCGCTCCCTGGATCGGCGCCCTGGGGGCGTTCGCGGCCGGAAGCAACACGGTCTCCAACCTCATGTTCTCCCTGTTCCAGTTCTCCACCGCGGAACAGATCGGAGTCAGCCCGGAGAACATCGTCGCCGCGCAGGCGGTGGGCGGCGCGGCGGGGAACATGATCGCGGTGCACAACGTGGTGGCCGCGTCCGCGGTGGTCGGGCTCGCCGGACGCGAGGGCGACCTCATCCGCCAGACCATCATCCCGATGACCTACTACCTGCTGGCCGCCGGGTCGGTGGCCTACATGTGGATCTACGGCATCGGACTCAACAGCGGGACCGTCATGTTCGCCCTGCTCGTCGCCGCGCTCGTCGCGTTGGCGCTCCGGATCCGCGCGTCGGGCCGTGCCTACGCCACCCAGGCGAAGGCGGGTGACGCACGGACGTGA
- the rho gene encoding transcription termination factor Rho — translation MSDTTELHTDRAVSGSDASSGVESGEAATDQSARPRSRGRSGGTGLSALKLTELQRLASSLGITGTGRMRKNDIIQAIEARQGGGGSSSSGNGTKAAADTGKVEAAGGQERKNRDSQATPEAAAESPKSSSQRKTSGKSSGGSKDQQARGGGADSSTTANSVSNTSQKTSSGDQGSAQQGGGQGNGREQQPRERQRNRRGRDGRQGRDDDQQQSGGQQGQQGPQNQQQGGGRDDDDGGGGRRRGRRFRNRERQRNRDRQDAEPTVSDDDVLIPVAGILDILDNYAFVRTTGFLAGPSDVYVSLAQVRKNGLRKGDAVTGAVRQPREGERREKFNALVRLDTVNGRPADQARNRADFSKLVPLYPQERLRLETEPNIQTTRIIDLIAPIGKGQRGLIVSPPKAGKTMVLQAIANAITENNPECHLMVVLVDERPEEVTDMQRTVKGEVIHSTFDRPAEDHTAVSELAIERAKRLVEDGMDVVVLLDSITRLGRAYNLAAPASGRILSGGVDSTALYPPKKFFGAARNIENGGSLTILATALVETGSRMDEVIFEEFKGTGNMELKLNRQLADKRIFPAVDVEASSTRKEEILLSPEELSIIWKLRRVLHALDTQQAVELLLDRMKDSKSNAEFLLQVQKTTVGPDQG, via the coding sequence GTGAGCGACACCACCGAACTCCACACGGATAGGGCGGTGAGCGGGAGCGATGCCTCCTCCGGTGTGGAATCCGGCGAGGCCGCGACCGACCAGAGCGCCCGGCCGCGTTCTCGGGGCCGTTCCGGCGGTACCGGCCTGTCCGCGTTGAAGCTCACCGAGCTTCAACGCTTGGCCTCGAGTCTGGGCATCACCGGTACTGGGCGAATGCGCAAGAACGACATCATCCAGGCCATCGAAGCCAGACAGGGCGGTGGTGGCTCGTCGAGTTCCGGGAACGGCACCAAGGCGGCCGCCGACACGGGTAAGGTCGAGGCCGCCGGCGGCCAGGAGCGCAAGAACCGCGACTCCCAAGCCACCCCCGAAGCCGCCGCGGAGTCCCCCAAGTCGAGTTCTCAGCGCAAGACGTCTGGGAAGTCGTCGGGCGGTTCCAAGGACCAGCAGGCGCGCGGTGGCGGCGCCGACTCCTCAACCACGGCCAACAGCGTGTCCAACACATCCCAGAAGACCAGTTCCGGTGACCAGGGCAGCGCCCAGCAGGGTGGCGGCCAGGGGAACGGCCGGGAACAGCAGCCCCGGGAGCGTCAGCGCAACCGACGGGGTCGCGACGGCCGGCAGGGCCGCGACGACGACCAGCAGCAGTCCGGAGGTCAACAGGGCCAGCAGGGTCCGCAGAACCAGCAGCAGGGCGGCGGCCGCGACGACGATGACGGCGGCGGTGGCCGGCGGCGCGGGCGTCGCTTCCGCAACCGGGAGCGTCAGCGCAACCGCGACCGTCAGGACGCCGAGCCGACGGTGAGCGATGACGACGTGCTGATCCCCGTCGCCGGAATACTGGACATCCTGGACAACTACGCGTTCGTCCGGACGACCGGGTTCCTGGCGGGGCCGAGCGACGTCTACGTCTCGCTGGCACAGGTCCGCAAGAACGGCCTGCGCAAGGGCGACGCCGTCACCGGCGCCGTGCGTCAGCCGCGCGAGGGCGAGCGCCGCGAGAAGTTCAACGCGTTGGTCCGGCTGGACACGGTGAACGGCCGGCCCGCGGACCAGGCCCGCAACCGGGCGGACTTCTCCAAGCTGGTGCCCCTGTACCCGCAGGAGCGGCTGCGCCTGGAGACCGAGCCCAATATCCAGACGACGCGGATCATCGACCTGATCGCGCCCATCGGCAAGGGCCAGCGTGGGCTCATCGTCTCGCCGCCGAAGGCCGGTAAGACGATGGTGCTGCAGGCCATCGCCAACGCGATCACGGAGAACAACCCGGAGTGCCACCTGATGGTGGTGCTGGTCGACGAGCGCCCCGAAGAAGTCACCGACATGCAGCGCACGGTGAAGGGCGAGGTCATCCACTCCACCTTCGACCGTCCGGCCGAGGACCACACCGCGGTCTCGGAGCTGGCGATCGAGCGCGCCAAGCGTCTGGTGGAGGACGGCATGGACGTCGTCGTCCTGCTGGACTCGATCACCCGTCTGGGCCGGGCCTACAACCTGGCCGCCCCGGCGAGTGGCCGCATCCTCTCCGGTGGTGTGGACTCCACCGCGCTCTACCCGCCGAAGAAGTTCTTCGGCGCGGCGCGCAACATCGAGAACGGCGGTTCGCTGACGATCCTGGCGACAGCGCTCGTGGAGACCGGATCCCGGATGGACGAGGTCATCTTCGAGGAGTTCAAGGGCACCGGCAACATGGAGCTCAAGCTCAACCGGCAGCTCGCGGACAAGCGGATCTTCCCCGCGGTGGACGTGGAGGCGTCCAGCACCCGCAAGGAGGAGATCCTGCTCAGCCCGGAGGAGCTCAGCATCATCTGGAAGCTCCGCCGGGTGCTGCACGCCCTGGACACGCAGCAGGCGGTGGAGCTGCTCCTGGACCGGATGAAGGACTCCAAGAGCAACGCGGAGTTCCTGCTGCAGGTGCAGAAGACCACGGTGGGCCCCGACCAGGGCTGA
- the rpmE gene encoding 50S ribosomal protein L31 yields the protein MKSDIHPQYNVTHVTCTCGASFTTRSTQESGEIRTDICSACHPFYTGKQKILDTGGRVARFEKRFGKRR from the coding sequence GTGAAGTCCGACATTCACCCGCAGTACAACGTCACGCACGTGACGTGCACCTGTGGCGCTAGCTTTACCACCCGGAGCACCCAGGAGAGCGGCGAGATCCGCACCGACATCTGCTCCGCCTGCCACCCGTTCTACACGGGCAAGCAGAAGATTCTCGACACCGGTGGCCGGGTCGCCCGCTTCGAGAAGCGCTTCGGCAAGCGCCGATAG
- a CDS encoding NUDIX domain-containing protein, translated as MAGARVAVAVTRHGDLGIVLLVFDHRDHVRVPTQVPAGGMVRGVTVSNAVRHEGREEAGADTIARRTVLGVRRSPHPVIGDERVTAGRTGITRCAGTTMRTTVSSSRASSSRSDERTNSSAMTTVRTAD; from the coding sequence GTGGCAGGGGCTCGGGTCGCCGTCGCCGTGACGCGTCACGGCGACCTGGGGATCGTCCTGCTGGTCTTCGACCACCGCGACCACGTCAGGGTTCCCACCCAGGTTCCCGCTGGAGGAATGGTCCGCGGCGTGACGGTGTCCAACGCCGTGCGCCACGAGGGACGCGAGGAGGCGGGCGCCGACACCATCGCGCGGCGCACGGTGCTGGGGGTGCGGCGGAGCCCACACCCCGTGATCGGCGACGAACGCGTGACCGCCGGACGCACTGGCATCACACGGTGCGCGGGGACGACGATGAGGACGACGGTTTCGTCTTCTCGTGCCTCTTCGTCCCGCTCGGACGAGCGGACGAACTCCTCAGCGATGACGACTGTCCGAACCGCCGACTGA
- the thrC gene encoding threonine synthase: MNVRAWRGVVEEFRDHLPVEETTPVVTLLEGNTPLVPAPQVSAHTGCDVYLKVEGLNPTGSFKDRGMTMAITKAAEAGAKAVICASTGNTSASAAAYAVRAGMTCAVMVPQGKIAMGKLAQALVHGAKLLQVDGNFDDCLELARKLSAEYSEVALVNSVNPYRLQGQKTASFEVVAALGEAPDVHCLPVGNAGNITAYWMGYQEYHEQGRSQLPRMFGFQASGAAPMVSGEPVLQPRTVATAIRIGNPASWQQAERAREESDGRIDAVTDRQIIAAYRMLAQEEGVFVELASAASVAGLMQSVEKGYIERGSRVVCTVTGNGLKDPDWAIAGAPKPIVVPVDAAAAAGALGLV, translated from the coding sequence GTGAACGTACGGGCATGGCGTGGAGTGGTCGAGGAGTTCCGCGACCATCTCCCCGTCGAGGAGACCACCCCAGTCGTCACCCTGCTCGAGGGCAACACGCCGTTGGTGCCGGCCCCACAGGTCTCCGCCCATACGGGGTGCGACGTGTACCTCAAGGTGGAGGGCCTCAATCCCACCGGGTCGTTCAAGGACCGTGGGATGACGATGGCGATCACCAAGGCGGCGGAGGCAGGGGCCAAGGCGGTCATCTGCGCGTCGACCGGGAACACGAGCGCCAGTGCCGCGGCCTACGCCGTTCGGGCGGGCATGACCTGCGCGGTGATGGTCCCGCAGGGCAAGATCGCGATGGGCAAGCTGGCCCAGGCCCTGGTGCACGGCGCCAAGCTGCTGCAGGTTGACGGAAACTTCGACGACTGTCTCGAGCTGGCCCGCAAGCTGTCCGCCGAGTACTCCGAGGTCGCCCTCGTCAACTCGGTGAACCCCTACCGGCTGCAGGGACAGAAGACCGCGTCGTTCGAGGTCGTGGCCGCGCTGGGGGAAGCGCCGGACGTGCACTGTCTCCCCGTCGGCAACGCCGGCAACATCACGGCCTACTGGATGGGCTACCAGGAGTACCACGAGCAGGGTCGGAGTCAGCTCCCCCGCATGTTCGGCTTCCAGGCCAGCGGCGCGGCGCCGATGGTGAGCGGCGAGCCGGTGCTGCAGCCGCGGACGGTCGCCACCGCGATCCGGATCGGTAACCCCGCCTCCTGGCAGCAGGCCGAGCGGGCGCGCGAGGAGTCCGATGGACGGATCGACGCCGTGACCGACCGGCAGATCATCGCCGCCTACCGGATGCTGGCCCAGGAGGAGGGCGTGTTCGTCGAACTCGCCTCCGCGGCCAGCGTCGCCGGTCTGATGCAGTCGGTGGAGAAGGGCTACATCGAGCGCGGGAGCCGGGTGGTCTGCACGGTGACCGGCAACGGCCTCAAGGACCCGGACTGGGCCATCGCGGGTGCGCCCAAGCCGATCGTGGTTCCGGTGGACGCCGCCGCGGCGGCGGGCGCACTGGGTCTCGTCTGA
- a CDS encoding L-threonylcarbamoyladenylate synthase, whose protein sequence is MSRVYDCWDEENRTAGIADAASSLRKGELVVLPTDTVYGIGADAFNPEAVAVLLDAKGRGRDMPAPVLVGTVDAASALVEDFGKHGQDLIDAFWPGPLTLVCPARSSLTWDLGDTKGTVGVRMPDNELALDLLRQVGPTAVSSANLSGEPPALTAAEALEQLGDSVSVYLENGPAPEDVTPSTIVDLTYAVPRVLREGAIPIEDLRKICGTVIGVSKRPRRRTPEQDEATDKAEAGDQTGATDKAEAGERHESEPPDAEPER, encoded by the coding sequence GTGAGCCGGGTATACGACTGCTGGGACGAGGAGAACCGCACGGCCGGTATCGCCGACGCGGCCTCGTCGCTGCGCAAGGGCGAACTGGTGGTCCTGCCCACCGACACCGTGTACGGGATCGGCGCCGACGCCTTCAACCCCGAGGCGGTGGCCGTCCTCCTGGACGCGAAGGGACGCGGCCGGGACATGCCCGCACCGGTGTTGGTCGGCACCGTCGACGCCGCGTCCGCGTTGGTCGAGGACTTCGGTAAGCACGGCCAGGACTTGATCGACGCGTTCTGGCCCGGCCCGCTGACCCTCGTGTGTCCGGCACGTTCCAGCTTGACCTGGGACCTCGGTGACACCAAGGGGACGGTCGGCGTGCGGATGCCCGACAACGAGCTCGCCCTCGACCTCCTCCGGCAGGTGGGACCCACCGCCGTCAGCAGCGCCAACCTGAGCGGTGAGCCGCCCGCGCTCACCGCCGCCGAGGCCTTGGAGCAGCTCGGGGACAGCGTCTCGGTCTACCTGGAGAACGGGCCCGCCCCCGAGGACGTGACCCCCTCGACGATCGTGGACCTCACCTACGCCGTCCCGCGCGTCCTGCGCGAGGGCGCCATCCCGATCGAGGACCTCCGCAAGATCTGCGGCACCGTGATCGGTGTCTCCAAGCGACCGCGCCGCCGCACGCCGGAGCAGGACGAGGCGACGGACAAGGCCGAGGCGGGAGACCAGACGGGGGCGACGGACAAGGCCGAGGCAGGGGAGCGGCACGAGAGCGAGCCCCCGGACGCCGAGCCCGAGCGCTAG
- a CDS encoding glycosyltransferase family 4 protein → MREYALTFVIAVAVTYLLTPLVRRVAVAFGAVPPVRERDVHTEPVPRLGGVAMFFGVAAALLISYRLPHLSEVFLGPTWQGLLLAGAVITVVGIVDDRWGLDPLPKLAGQVAAAGILVWKGVQLLWLPLPGMTLVLGPELGTVLSVLLIVVTINAVNFADGLDGLAAGIVAISAFAFFAYYYVIAVDQGFDRQTYPAMIAVILAGVCVGFLLHNFHPARIFMGDTGAMLIGLLLASITITVTGQFDANTARELSTGGFFDSGLVVYLPIVLPLLVLALPFLDLLLAVVRRTLAGQSPVAPDRKHLHHRMLELGHSHPRAVLLMYLWAAIIAFAAVTLSVFNTPYLVLTVTALVALCAVLLVTWPRLRRMRARRRRALGQSTDETDIKYK, encoded by the coding sequence GTGCGTGAGTACGCGCTGACTTTCGTCATTGCCGTCGCCGTTACCTACTTGTTGACGCCACTCGTGCGTCGGGTCGCCGTTGCCTTTGGTGCCGTGCCGCCCGTGCGGGAGAGGGACGTCCACACAGAGCCGGTGCCACGGCTCGGTGGTGTGGCCATGTTCTTCGGGGTCGCGGCGGCGCTGCTGATCTCCTACCGGCTGCCGCACCTCAGCGAGGTGTTCCTCGGCCCGACCTGGCAGGGACTCCTGCTGGCCGGCGCCGTGATCACGGTGGTGGGCATCGTCGACGACCGCTGGGGGCTGGATCCGCTTCCCAAGCTGGCGGGGCAGGTGGCCGCGGCCGGGATCCTGGTCTGGAAGGGGGTCCAGCTCCTCTGGCTGCCCCTGCCCGGGATGACACTGGTGCTCGGCCCGGAGCTCGGGACGGTGCTCTCGGTGTTGTTGATCGTGGTCACGATCAACGCCGTGAACTTCGCCGACGGACTGGACGGCCTGGCGGCCGGCATCGTCGCGATCTCCGCGTTCGCGTTCTTCGCCTACTACTACGTGATCGCCGTCGACCAGGGCTTCGACCGGCAGACCTACCCCGCGATGATCGCCGTCATCCTGGCCGGTGTCTGTGTGGGGTTCCTCCTGCACAACTTCCACCCGGCCCGCATCTTCATGGGCGACACCGGCGCGATGCTGATCGGTCTGCTCCTTGCCTCGATCACCATCACCGTGACCGGGCAGTTCGACGCCAACACCGCGCGTGAGCTCAGCACCGGAGGGTTCTTCGACTCCGGCCTGGTCGTATACCTGCCGATCGTGCTGCCGCTCCTGGTGCTGGCGCTGCCGTTCCTCGACCTCCTCCTCGCGGTGGTCCGCCGCACCCTGGCCGGCCAGTCGCCCGTCGCACCCGACCGGAAGCACCTGCACCACCGCATGTTGGAACTGGGCCACTCCCACCCCCGCGCGGTGCTGCTCATGTACCTGTGGGCGGCGATCATCGCCTTCGCCGCGGTGACGTTGTCGGTCTTCAACACCCCATATCTGGTGCTGACCGTCACAGCTCTCGTCGCGCTGTGCGCCGTACTCCTCGTAACATGGCCGCGTTTGCGGCGAATGCGCGCGCGACGGAGGAGGGCCCTTGGCCAGAGCACAGATGAAACTGACATAAAGTACAAGTGA
- the prfA gene encoding peptide chain release factor 1 — translation MKLDDLLGEYAELEAQLADPAVHADQSQARKLGKRFSELTPIVTAQRELEQVEQDAEAALELAEEDPAFAEEAKELRRRGDELTERLRQMLIPRDPNDDKDVIMEVKAGEGGEESALFAGDLVRMYLRYAERQGWKTEVIGATHSDLGGYKDITIAFKMKGQMEPGRGVWTQLKYEGGVHRVQRVPVTESQGRIHTSAAGVLVVPEAEEVEIEVHENDLRIDVYRSSGPGGQSVNTTDSAVRITHLPTGIVVSCQNEKSQLQNKEQAMRILRARLLAEAQAQADAEAQAERKSQVRTVDRSERVRTYNFPENRISDHRVGFKAYNLDQVLDGDLSAVIQALIDADTAERMQSAGE, via the coding sequence GTGAAACTCGACGATCTGCTGGGAGAATACGCCGAGCTGGAGGCCCAGCTCGCGGATCCCGCCGTGCACGCGGACCAGTCACAGGCCCGTAAGCTCGGCAAACGCTTCTCCGAGCTGACCCCGATCGTCACCGCGCAGCGGGAGCTGGAGCAGGTCGAGCAGGACGCCGAGGCCGCACTCGAGCTCGCCGAGGAGGACCCCGCCTTCGCCGAGGAGGCCAAGGAGCTGCGCCGTCGTGGCGACGAGCTCACCGAGCGCCTGCGGCAGATGCTGATCCCCCGCGACCCCAACGATGACAAGGACGTCATCATGGAGGTCAAAGCCGGGGAGGGCGGCGAGGAGTCCGCCCTGTTCGCCGGCGACCTGGTGCGGATGTACCTGCGCTACGCCGAACGGCAGGGCTGGAAGACCGAGGTCATCGGCGCCACGCACTCCGACCTCGGCGGCTACAAGGACATCACCATCGCGTTCAAGATGAAGGGCCAGATGGAGCCCGGGCGCGGTGTGTGGACCCAGCTCAAGTACGAGGGCGGCGTCCACCGCGTGCAGCGGGTCCCCGTCACCGAGTCGCAGGGACGCATCCACACCTCGGCCGCCGGTGTGTTGGTGGTTCCCGAAGCCGAGGAGGTGGAGATCGAGGTGCACGAGAACGACCTGCGCATCGACGTCTACCGCTCCTCCGGCCCTGGCGGCCAAAGCGTCAACACCACCGACTCGGCGGTGCGGATCACCCACCTTCCCACCGGCATCGTCGTCTCGTGCCAGAACGAGAAGAGCCAGCTCCAGAACAAGGAGCAGGCGATGCGCATCCTGCGGGCCCGCCTGCTGGCCGAGGCCCAGGCGCAGGCCGACGCCGAGGCCCAGGCCGAGCGCAAGAGCCAGGTGCGTACCGTGGACCGGTCTGAACGCGTGCGGACCTACAACTTCCCGGAGAACCGGATCTCGGACCACCGGGTGGGCTTCAAGGCCTACAATTTGGACCAGGTGCTCGACGGCGATCTCAGTGCAGTCATCCAGGCCCTGATCGACGCCGACACCGCGGAGAGGATGCAGAGCGCGGGAGAATGA
- the thrB gene encoding homoserine kinase, giving the protein MAAVRVRVPATSANLGPGFDTFGLALDLYDEVEARASASGRFQVEVEGEGAGEVPADESHLVVRAMLAAFESRGRQPVPAEVRCHNRIPHGRGLGSSAAAIVAGVTAGFSLLAKEGDTPDRDDVFALAADLEGHPDNVAPCVYGGFTQAWATEEGFRALRLDPSPRIRPVVCVAGERLSTERARGLLPEAVPHSDAAFNAARAGLLAAAMTGHPEVLWDATEDRLHQRYRASAMPDTAKLLDALRDDERLPAVISGAGPSVLVLTDSGAANPVNEDENFVPVVGSIRARAGTHWHVRPSTIDPVGVNVSISRS; this is encoded by the coding sequence ATGGCCGCCGTGCGGGTGCGGGTCCCCGCCACGAGCGCCAACCTCGGGCCGGGATTCGACACCTTCGGGCTCGCCCTCGACCTCTACGACGAGGTGGAGGCCCGGGCGTCGGCCAGCGGCCGGTTCCAGGTCGAGGTGGAGGGGGAGGGGGCCGGTGAGGTGCCGGCCGACGAGTCCCATCTCGTGGTCCGGGCGATGCTCGCGGCCTTCGAGTCCCGAGGGCGACAACCCGTCCCGGCGGAGGTGCGGTGTCACAACCGGATTCCGCACGGGCGTGGCCTCGGGTCCTCGGCGGCGGCGATCGTCGCGGGAGTGACGGCGGGCTTCTCCCTGCTCGCGAAGGAGGGAGACACGCCCGACCGGGACGACGTCTTCGCCCTCGCGGCGGACCTGGAGGGCCACCCGGACAACGTGGCGCCGTGTGTCTACGGCGGTTTCACCCAGGCGTGGGCGACCGAGGAGGGTTTTCGGGCCCTGCGTCTCGATCCGTCGCCGCGGATCCGCCCGGTCGTGTGTGTCGCGGGGGAGCGGTTGTCGACGGAGCGGGCCCGCGGGCTGTTGCCGGAAGCCGTGCCACATTCCGACGCCGCGTTCAACGCGGCGCGCGCGGGTCTGCTCGCCGCGGCCATGACCGGCCATCCGGAGGTCCTCTGGGACGCGACGGAGGACCGACTGCACCAGCGGTACCGCGCGTCGGCCATGCCCGACACCGCGAAACTCCTCGACGCGCTCCGCGACGACGAGCGCCTGCCTGCGGTGATCTCCGGGGCGGGTCCGTCCGTCCTGGTTCTCACCGATTCGGGCGCGGCGAACCCCGTGAACGAAGACGAGAACTTCGTGCCCGTAGTGGGTTCAATCCGCGCGCGGGCGGGTACGCATTGGCACGTACGCCCCTCGACGATTGATCCGGTGGGCGTCAACGTGAGTATCTCCCGTTCGTAG
- the prmC gene encoding peptide chain release factor N(5)-glutamine methyltransferase, translating to MNFLLDEIARATQRLAEAGISSPRTDAEELAAFVHGVRRDSLHTVSDAEFDALYWECVARREVREPLQHITGRAYFRYLELQVGPGVFVPRPETEIMVDWAITTLHAMDVADPLVVDLGTGSGAIAISIAQEVPRSRVHAVELDPKAAEWARHNVETTGHAGRVTVHLGDMHSAVPELNGRADLVISNPPYVPSAERDQVPPEVRQYDPQLALWSGQDGLDAVRGLTTTGARLLRPGGHMAIEHGDGQGIEMPRLFPESAGWRDVVNHKDLARRDRFVVMRRAESED from the coding sequence ATGAACTTCCTGCTCGACGAGATCGCACGAGCCACCCAACGGCTCGCGGAAGCCGGGATCTCCTCCCCACGAACCGACGCCGAGGAACTCGCGGCTTTCGTCCACGGCGTCCGTCGGGACTCCCTGCACACCGTCTCCGACGCCGAGTTCGACGCCCTCTACTGGGAGTGTGTCGCGCGTCGCGAGGTGCGGGAACCCCTGCAGCACATCACGGGCCGCGCCTACTTCCGCTACCTGGAGCTCCAGGTAGGCCCCGGGGTGTTCGTGCCGCGGCCCGAGACCGAGATCATGGTCGACTGGGCGATCACCACCCTGCACGCCATGGACGTCGCCGACCCGCTCGTCGTCGACCTCGGCACCGGATCCGGCGCCATCGCGATCTCGATCGCGCAGGAGGTGCCACGGTCCCGGGTGCACGCGGTCGAACTCGACCCGAAGGCCGCGGAGTGGGCGCGCCACAACGTGGAGACCACCGGGCACGCGGGGCGGGTCACCGTGCACCTGGGCGACATGCACTCCGCCGTGCCCGAACTCAACGGCCGCGCGGACCTGGTGATCAGCAACCCTCCCTACGTGCCCAGCGCGGAGCGGGACCAGGTGCCGCCCGAGGTGCGCCAGTACGACCCACAGTTGGCCCTGTGGAGTGGTCAGGACGGCCTGGACGCCGTCCGCGGCCTCACCACCACGGGGGCCCGACTCCTGCGCCCCGGGGGACACATGGCCATCGAGCACGGCGACGGCCAGGGAATCGAGATGCCGCGTCTCTTCCCCGAGTCAGCGGGCTGGCGGGACGTGGTCAACCACAAGGATCTCGCGCGACGTGACCGCTTCGTCGTCATGCGTCGAGCCGAGAGCGAGGACTGA